The proteins below come from a single Desulfitobacterium metallireducens DSM 15288 genomic window:
- a CDS encoding ParB/RepB/Spo0J family partition protein encodes MSKKALGRGLSALISEDPILTDTGVRQISMDKISPNPDQPRKDFDSESLIELADSIRIHGLLQPILVKPAGDNYLIVAGERRFRAAQSIEMEEIPCIVHECSEQEMAERALVENIQRSDLSPVEEGLAYARLMQEYGLTQEQIAVRVGKARTTVTNLLRVIQLPERILQLIREEKLSLGHAKVLLGIKDSSLQVLCAEKAARESISVRDLELLLFKMTDSPKTVHENKKSVNLFAPVEDKLRSSFQTKVRLKGDSNRGKIEIEFFSEEELNRLLELWHIEIE; translated from the coding sequence GTGTCTAAAAAAGCTTTGGGTAGAGGACTAAGCGCACTGATCTCTGAAGATCCCATCCTTACAGATACGGGTGTCCGACAGATTAGTATGGATAAGATTTCACCGAATCCGGATCAACCTCGTAAAGATTTCGATTCTGAATCTTTAATTGAGCTTGCAGACTCAATCAGAATTCACGGTTTATTACAGCCTATTCTGGTTAAGCCAGCTGGGGATAATTATCTAATTGTTGCAGGAGAAAGGCGATTCCGTGCTGCGCAGTCAATTGAGATGGAAGAAATCCCTTGTATAGTTCATGAATGCAGTGAGCAGGAAATGGCTGAGCGCGCATTAGTAGAAAATATTCAAAGATCTGATCTTTCACCGGTTGAAGAAGGATTAGCCTATGCTCGTTTAATGCAGGAGTATGGATTAACGCAAGAACAGATCGCTGTCAGAGTTGGTAAAGCGAGAACTACTGTGACAAATTTATTAAGAGTTATCCAGTTACCTGAACGAATTTTACAGCTTATAAGGGAAGAAAAACTATCTTTAGGTCATGCTAAGGTGTTGCTTGGAATTAAAGATAGTTCTCTTCAAGTTTTATGTGCTGAAAAAGCGGCACGAGAATCTATTTCTGTACGTGACTTAGAATTGCTTCTATTTAAAATGACGGATAGCCCTAAAACGGTGCACGAGAATAAGAAAAGCGTCAATTTATTTGCACCTGTAGAAGATAAATTGAGATCCTCTTTTCAAACAAAAGTAAGATTAAAAGGGGATTCTAATCGAGGTAAGATTGAGATTGAATTCTTTTCCGAAGAGGAACTGAATAGACTTCTTGAACTCTGGCATATCGAAATTGAATAG
- a CDS encoding ParA family protein yields MTKIMTIANQKGGVAKTTTAVNLSACLAELGNKVLLLDLDPQGNATSGYGINKEKLKYCIYDVLINDVPLEKILLKTEVKNLWVAPARIELAGAEIELVNIDERDKKLDRALKGTRENFDFVIIDCPPSLGLLTLNALGAATDILIPIQCEYYALEGLTLLMSTLERVKKGLNPNLNTLGVLLTMFDARTNLSIQVVDEVKKYFRNKVFRTIVPRNVRLSEAPSHGKPIVLYDPKSRGAEVYRDLAEEVLERV; encoded by the coding sequence TTGACCAAAATAATGACTATTGCTAATCAAAAGGGTGGAGTTGCTAAGACCACTACGGCAGTGAATTTAAGTGCTTGTTTAGCTGAGCTAGGTAATAAGGTTCTACTTCTTGATCTGGATCCTCAAGGAAATGCGACAAGCGGTTATGGTATTAATAAGGAAAAGTTAAAATATTGTATTTATGATGTTTTAATTAATGATGTACCTCTTGAGAAGATTTTATTAAAAACTGAGGTAAAAAATTTATGGGTTGCTCCTGCTAGGATTGAGCTAGCTGGTGCAGAAATTGAACTTGTCAATATAGACGAACGTGATAAAAAGTTAGATCGCGCATTAAAAGGTACACGTGAGAATTTTGATTTTGTGATCATTGACTGTCCACCTTCTTTAGGTTTGTTGACGTTAAATGCACTTGGCGCAGCAACTGATATTTTGATTCCAATTCAGTGTGAATACTATGCACTCGAGGGGTTGACTCTTTTAATGAGCACCCTAGAAAGGGTTAAAAAAGGTCTAAATCCTAATCTAAACACATTGGGTGTTCTACTAACGATGTTTGATGCACGCACTAATCTTTCAATTCAAGTTGTAGATGAAGTTAAAAAGTATTTTCGAAATAAAGTATTTAGAACGATTGTTCCACGAAATGTAAGATTAAGTGAAGCGCCTAGTCATGGTAAACCTATTGTTCTCTATGATCCGAAATCAAGAGGTGCAGAAGTATATCGAGATTTAGCAGAGGAGGTGCTCGAGCGTGTCTAA